A region from the Vibrio sp. SS-MA-C1-2 genome encodes:
- a CDS encoding ComEA family DNA-binding protein, translating to MKHYLLSFKSIATLLLGTTLLFSPMLHAEKEVSSTQEFEITVNINQADSEELDKLLLGIGPSKADAIIDWREKNGEFISIDQLAEVSGIGKATIEKNRERIKLN from the coding sequence ATGAAACACTATCTATTATCATTTAAATCAATTGCGACATTGTTGTTGGGGACAACCTTACTCTTTTCACCTATGCTTCATGCTGAAAAGGAAGTGTCTTCAACTCAAGAATTTGAAATTACCGTTAATATTAATCAAGCGGATAGCGAAGAGCTAGATAAGCTGTTATTAGGTATTGGTCCATCAAAAGCGGATGCTATTATTGATTGGCGGGAGAAAAATGGTGAATTTATCTCTATTGATCAATTAGCGGAAGTCAGTGGAATAGGCAAAGCAACCATTGAAAAGAACAGAGAGAGAATTAAGCTTAACTAG